Proteins from a single region of Paraglaciecola sp. T6c:
- a CDS encoding phosphomannomutase/phosphoglucomutase has protein sequence MKITCFKAYDIRGKLIEQLDERIAYRIGRAFAQHFSAKTVVVGGDVRLTSEPLKLALSAGLIDGGASVSDLGMTGTEEIYFATKHLGVDGGVEVTASHNPIDYNGMKLVKEGSRPVSGDTGLFAVQALAESFSESEVETGLKQYSTAFVTDDEFIQGKCSVAPEKLQASGQYNVISIMDAYVEHMQSYVNVNNFSPLKLVVNAGNGAAGKALDAIESAFLQKGVPIEFIKIHHQPDGHFPNGIPNPLLPESRADTANAVIQNKANMGIAWDGDFDRCFLFDEKGEFVEGYYIVGLLAQAFLEKDPGAKIIYDPRVYWNTEDIVKNAGGVPIKSKTGHAFIKERMRADDAVYGGEMSAHHYFRDFAYCDSGMIPWLLVAELLCLQNKPLSEMVAQRIAAFPSSGEINSTLENPDASIAKILQAYESKATVVDYTDGIGLEFDKWRFNLRKSNTEPVVRLNVESRGDIPLMQAKTKELLDILK, from the coding sequence ATGAAGATTACCTGTTTTAAAGCCTACGACATTCGCGGCAAGCTGATTGAACAGTTGGACGAGCGCATTGCTTATCGTATAGGACGGGCGTTTGCTCAGCACTTTAGTGCGAAAACGGTAGTAGTGGGGGGGGACGTGCGTCTTACTTCCGAGCCATTGAAGCTCGCATTGTCTGCCGGCTTGATTGATGGCGGAGCCTCCGTCAGCGATTTAGGCATGACGGGCACCGAGGAAATTTATTTTGCCACCAAACATCTTGGTGTTGATGGCGGCGTAGAAGTGACAGCGAGTCACAACCCTATAGATTACAATGGAATGAAGCTTGTAAAAGAGGGCTCACGCCCAGTTAGCGGAGATACGGGGTTGTTCGCAGTACAAGCCTTAGCTGAAAGTTTCAGTGAAAGCGAAGTAGAGACTGGTCTTAAGCAATATTCAACAGCGTTTGTTACTGACGATGAATTCATTCAGGGAAAATGTAGTGTTGCGCCTGAAAAGTTACAAGCAAGTGGTCAATATAACGTCATCTCTATCATGGATGCTTATGTTGAACATATGCAAAGCTATGTAAACGTTAATAATTTCTCACCCCTTAAATTGGTGGTAAATGCGGGCAATGGGGCAGCAGGTAAAGCCTTGGATGCAATAGAATCTGCCTTTTTACAAAAAGGCGTGCCCATCGAATTTATAAAAATTCATCACCAACCTGATGGACATTTTCCAAACGGTATACCTAATCCTTTGTTACCAGAGAGCCGCGCGGATACTGCAAATGCAGTTATCCAGAATAAGGCAAATATGGGAATAGCATGGGATGGTGACTTTGACCGTTGTTTTTTATTCGATGAAAAAGGTGAGTTCGTCGAAGGGTATTACATCGTTGGTTTGTTAGCGCAAGCCTTTTTAGAAAAAGACCCTGGGGCCAAAATTATTTACGATCCCCGGGTGTATTGGAATACCGAAGACATCGTGAAAAATGCAGGTGGTGTGCCGATTAAGAGTAAAACAGGCCACGCATTCATCAAAGAGCGTATGCGTGCAGACGATGCAGTATATGGCGGAGAGATGAGTGCTCATCACTATTTCCGTGATTTCGCTTACTGTGACTCAGGTATGATCCCTTGGTTATTGGTCGCTGAACTACTGTGTTTACAAAATAAACCTTTATCAGAAATGGTCGCTCAACGGATTGCTGCATTCCCATCATCAGGTGAAATTAATTCTACGTTAGAAAATCCAGATGCGTCTATCGCGAAAATTTTGCAGGCTTACGAAAGTAAAGCAACTGTAGTGGATTACACAGATGGTATTGGTTTAGAGTTTGATAAATGGCGCTTTAATTTGCGTAAGTCTAATACGGAACCCGTTGTAAGACTTAATGTGGAGTCACGAGGTGACATACCACTTATGCAGGCTAAAACAAAAGAGTTATTAGACATATTGAAATAG
- the gltA gene encoding citrate synthase: MADNKATLKAGDVEVELPILSGTAGHDVIDVRTLGASGYFTFDPGFMATGSCESSITYIDGAKGILLHRGYSIEDLARDADYIEVCYMLLHDKTPTTEEYREFKDTITRHTLVHDQVNNFFRGFRRDAHPMAMLCGTVGAMASFYHDDLDISDADQRLRSAYRLVAKMPTLVAMCYKYNIGQPFVYPRNDLSYAENFLNMMFSVPAENYKISPVVARAVDRIFTLHADHEQNASTSTVRLAGSSGANPYACIAAGVASLWGPAHGGANEACLNMLQEIGSVDRIPEFIDRAKDKNDPFRLMGFGHRVYKNFDPRATVMRESCHEVLAELNIDDPLLNVAMELERIALSDPYFAEKKLFPNVDFYSGIILKAIGIPTNMFTCIFALARTVGWVSHWHEMLSQPGQKIGRPRQLYTGEAQRKYNKIDK, encoded by the coding sequence ATGGCAGACAATAAAGCCACTTTGAAAGCAGGTGATGTAGAGGTCGAACTTCCGATTCTATCTGGTACTGCAGGGCATGATGTAATCGATGTACGTACGTTGGGAGCCAGCGGTTATTTCACTTTCGATCCGGGCTTTATGGCGACAGGCTCATGTGAGTCGTCAATCACATACATAGACGGCGCAAAAGGTATTTTGCTCCATCGCGGCTACTCAATTGAAGATTTAGCACGCGACGCTGACTACATTGAAGTATGTTACATGTTGTTACATGACAAGACGCCAACGACTGAAGAGTATCGTGAATTTAAAGACACCATCACGCGCCATACCTTGGTTCACGATCAGGTTAATAACTTCTTCCGTGGATTCCGCCGTGATGCCCACCCTATGGCGATGTTGTGCGGTACAGTTGGCGCAATGGCTTCGTTCTATCACGATGATTTAGACATTTCAGACGCAGATCAACGACTACGCAGTGCGTATCGTTTAGTCGCTAAAATGCCGACTTTGGTCGCCATGTGTTACAAGTACAATATTGGTCAACCATTTGTCTATCCACGTAACGATTTGTCATACGCTGAAAACTTCTTAAATATGATGTTCTCTGTACCGGCTGAAAATTACAAAATCAGCCCTGTGGTAGCTCGCGCAGTAGACAGAATCTTTACATTGCACGCAGACCATGAGCAGAACGCGTCTACGTCTACCGTACGTTTAGCGGGTTCATCTGGCGCTAATCCTTATGCATGTATTGCCGCTGGTGTTGCATCATTATGGGGCCCTGCTCACGGTGGTGCTAATGAAGCTTGTTTAAACATGCTGCAAGAAATTGGTTCAGTGGATCGCATTCCTGAATTTATCGACCGCGCGAAAGATAAGAACGATCCTTTCCGCTTAATGGGCTTTGGTCACCGTGTTTACAAAAACTTTGACCCTCGTGCAACCGTTATGCGTGAAAGCTGTCACGAAGTATTGGCTGAATTAAACATTGACGATCCGTTGTTGAATGTTGCCATGGAGCTAGAGCGTATTGCCCTTAGCGACCCATACTTCGCTGAGAAGAAATTGTTCCCAAATGTAGATTTTTACTCTGGCATTATTCTTAAGGCAATTGGTATTCCAACGAATATGTTTACCTGTATTTTTGCTTTAGCAAGAACGGTAGGTTGGGTATCTCACTGGCATGAAATGTTGAGCCAGCCAGGTCAGAAAATCGGCCGTCCTCGTCAACTATACACTGGCGAAGCACAACGAAAATACAACAAAATCGACAAATAA
- the sdhC gene encoding succinate dehydrogenase, cytochrome b556 subunit yields MKKQRPVNLQLNTISFPPAAITSILHRITGVAMFFALLFVIWAWAESVSSPDGFAFVQEQMSGVIGKIIAIATISALTYHILGGLRHLVMDMGYWEELESGNISAKIVIGLWIVLTVVVGVLLC; encoded by the coding sequence GTGAAAAAGCAGAGACCAGTTAATTTACAATTAAACACAATCAGTTTTCCCCCTGCAGCTATAACTTCTATCCTTCATCGCATTACCGGCGTCGCAATGTTTTTTGCGTTGTTGTTTGTGATCTGGGCTTGGGCGGAATCTGTATCTTCTCCAGACGGTTTTGCATTTGTGCAAGAACAGATGTCGGGAGTTATCGGTAAAATAATCGCTATCGCTACCATTTCAGCGCTCACCTACCACATTCTTGGCGGTCTGCGCCATTTAGTGATGGACATGGGTTACTGGGAAGAACTTGAGTCAGGGAATATCAGTGCGAAAATCGTTATCGGTTTATGGATTGTTCTGACTGTCGTTGTAGGAGTTTTATTATGCTAA
- the sdhD gene encoding succinate dehydrogenase, hydrophobic membrane anchor protein translates to MLTNQANFKRDGVQDYVTVRATAIIMTAFTLYMLWFFLSTPTVTYEIWHELFSSLGMKVFTFAALVSVMLHIRIGFWQVLTDYVKSTALRAVVQFFINLVAFVYVAVGLFVLWGL, encoded by the coding sequence ATGCTAACTAACCAAGCTAACTTTAAGCGTGACGGCGTTCAGGATTACGTTACTGTGCGTGCCACTGCCATCATCATGACTGCGTTTACTTTATACATGCTGTGGTTTTTCCTTAGCACCCCAACAGTGACCTATGAGATCTGGCACGAGTTGTTTTCTTCTTTAGGCATGAAAGTATTCACTTTTGCAGCGTTAGTGTCTGTGATGCTGCACATTAGAATTGGTTTTTGGCAAGTGCTAACCGATTACGTCAAATCAACAGCCCTTCGCGCTGTTGTGCAATTTTTTATTAACCTAGTGGCGTTTGTCTATGTTGCTGTAGGTTTATTTGTTTTGTGGGGTCTATAA
- the sdhA gene encoding succinate dehydrogenase flavoprotein subunit, translating to MSIPVHEFDAVVIGAGGAGMRAALQISESGKSCALLSKVFPTRSHTVSAQGGITVALGNSHEDNWEWHMYDTVKGSDYIGDQDAIEYMCKTGPEAIIEMENMGLPFSRFENGKIYQRPFGGQSQNFGGEQGARTAAAADRTGHALLHLLYQQNVKNKTKVFSEWYALDLVKNQDGDVVGCTAIDIESGEVVFFKSKAVVLATGGAGRIFASTTNAHINTGDGVGMAIRAGVPMQDMEMWQFHPTGIAGAGTLVTEGCRGEGGYLLNKDGERFMERYAPNAKDLAGRDVVARSMMTEIREGRGCEGPWGTHLKLKLDHLGKDVLESRLPGILELSRTFAHVDPVKEPIPVIPTCHYMMGGIPTNVNGQALSIDAQGNEKPIQGLFACGEIACVSVHGANRLGGNSLLDLVVFGRATGLHLGKAIDEIESREASSDDIDAALVRFNRWENSESGKGEDPVQIKKDLQKCMQLNFSVFREGDAMAEGLKELGEIRERLKSARLDDKSSDFNTARIECLELDNLMETAYSTAVAANFRTESRGAHSRFDFPDRDDDNWLCHSVYLPEGDKMLKRDVNMTPKLREAFPPKARTY from the coding sequence ATGAGTATTCCAGTTCACGAGTTCGATGCGGTAGTAATTGGTGCCGGTGGTGCAGGCATGCGCGCAGCATTGCAGATTTCTGAATCAGGAAAATCTTGCGCATTACTATCTAAAGTATTTCCAACACGTTCACACACAGTATCTGCCCAAGGTGGTATTACGGTAGCACTGGGTAACTCCCACGAAGATAACTGGGAATGGCACATGTACGACACCGTAAAAGGGTCAGACTATATTGGCGATCAAGATGCCATTGAATACATGTGTAAAACAGGCCCTGAAGCCATTATCGAAATGGAAAACATGGGTTTGCCTTTTTCTCGTTTCGAAAACGGTAAAATTTACCAACGTCCTTTCGGCGGTCAATCTCAGAACTTTGGTGGCGAACAGGGTGCACGCACTGCAGCTGCAGCTGACCGAACCGGCCATGCGCTTTTGCATTTGTTGTATCAACAAAACGTAAAAAATAAAACCAAAGTGTTCAGTGAATGGTATGCCCTTGATTTAGTTAAAAACCAAGATGGTGACGTTGTTGGATGTACCGCAATTGATATCGAAAGCGGTGAAGTGGTTTTCTTTAAATCAAAAGCGGTTGTGTTAGCAACAGGTGGAGCAGGGCGTATATTCGCTTCTACTACCAACGCCCACATTAACACGGGTGACGGTGTTGGCATGGCCATTCGTGCTGGTGTACCTATGCAAGACATGGAAATGTGGCAGTTCCATCCTACGGGTATCGCTGGTGCAGGAACACTGGTAACTGAAGGGTGTCGCGGTGAAGGCGGTTACCTACTTAACAAAGATGGCGAGCGCTTCATGGAGCGTTATGCGCCAAATGCAAAAGATTTGGCTGGTCGCGATGTTGTTGCCCGCTCAATGATGACTGAAATACGCGAAGGCCGTGGCTGTGAAGGCCCTTGGGGTACGCACCTTAAGTTAAAACTTGATCACTTAGGTAAAGACGTACTTGAGTCTCGTTTGCCTGGTATTCTTGAATTGTCACGTACGTTTGCCCACGTTGATCCTGTAAAAGAACCTATTCCAGTGATTCCTACCTGTCATTACATGATGGGGGGTATTCCAACCAACGTGAACGGTCAAGCGTTAAGCATTGATGCACAAGGCAACGAAAAGCCAATTCAAGGTTTATTCGCTTGTGGTGAAATTGCATGTGTATCTGTACACGGTGCAAACCGTCTTGGCGGTAACTCGTTACTTGATTTGGTGGTATTTGGTCGTGCGACTGGACTACACCTTGGTAAAGCTATCGACGAAATTGAAAGCCGCGAAGCGTCTTCAGATGACATCGACGCTGCACTCGTGCGCTTTAATCGCTGGGAAAACTCAGAATCTGGTAAAGGTGAAGACCCTGTACAGATTAAGAAAGACTTACAGAAATGCATGCAGCTTAACTTCTCGGTATTCCGTGAAGGCGATGCAATGGCTGAAGGTCTTAAAGAGCTCGGCGAAATTCGTGAGCGTTTGAAATCAGCTCGTCTTGATGACAAGAGCAGCGATTTCAACACAGCGCGTATAGAGTGTCTTGAACTAGACAACTTGATGGAAACCGCATACAGCACAGCTGTAGCCGCTAATTTCCGTACAGAAAGCCGTGGCGCGCACAGTCGTTTCGATTTCCCTGACCGTGATGACGACAACTGGTTGTGTCACTCTGTTTACTTGCCTGAAGGTGACAAAATGTTAAAACGTGACGTAAACATGACACCTAAACTACGTGAAGCTTTCCCACCGAAAGCTAGAACTTACTAA
- a CDS encoding succinate dehydrogenase iron-sulfur subunit, which translates to MQLSFSVYRYNPDVDNAPRMQDYKLEVEEGQDMMVLDALIALKEQDPTLSFRRSCREGVCGSDGVNMNGKNGLACITPLSALGSKKIVVRPLPGLPVVRDLVVDMTQFYTQYEKIKPFLINDNNQPPAREFLQSPEEREKLDGLYECILCACCSTSCPSFWWNPDKFIGPAGLLHAYRFLADSRDTATEQRLGDLDDAFSVFRCHGIMNCVSVCPKGLNPTKAIGHIKSMLLQRAV; encoded by the coding sequence ATGCAATTATCATTTTCTGTTTATCGCTATAACCCAGATGTAGACAATGCTCCTCGTATGCAAGACTACAAACTTGAGGTTGAAGAAGGTCAAGACATGATGGTGCTTGATGCACTTATCGCGTTGAAAGAACAAGATCCAACGTTGTCATTCCGTCGCTCATGCCGTGAAGGTGTTTGTGGTTCTGACGGTGTAAACATGAACGGTAAAAACGGTTTGGCGTGCATCACGCCTTTGTCTGCCCTTGGTAGCAAGAAAATCGTTGTTCGCCCTTTGCCTGGTTTACCTGTGGTACGTGACTTAGTCGTTGATATGACTCAGTTCTATACCCAGTACGAAAAAATCAAGCCGTTCTTGATTAACGACAACAATCAACCGCCAGCACGTGAGTTTTTACAATCACCTGAAGAGCGCGAGAAGTTAGATGGTTTGTACGAGTGTATCTTATGTGCTTGCTGTTCAACCTCTTGTCCTTCATTTTGGTGGAACCCTGACAAGTTCATTGGTCCTGCGGGCTTATTGCACGCTTACCGTTTCTTAGCTGATAGCCGTGATACCGCGACTGAACAACGCTTGGGCGATCTAGATGACGCATTTAGTGTGTTCCGTTGTCATGGGATTATGAACTGCGTTAGCGTTTGTCCGAAAGGGTTAAACCCGACCAAAGCAATTGGACACATCAAGTCCATGCTGTTACAGCGGGCTGTTTAG
- the sucA gene encoding 2-oxoglutarate dehydrogenase E1 component codes for MQQSVMKAWWDSSHMAGGNAAYVEELYEAYLEDAKSVSDEWRAIFDKLPKVEGAELETKHSEIRDQFRALAALGPVARAGTVSTGTSHASDEKQVKVLQLINAYRFRGHQHANLDPLELWKQPRVRDLELSHHSLSEKDFDTVYNVGSYAIGQDSMKLGDLFKSLNRTYCGSIGTEYMHITDTEQKRWLQDRIESVQAKPEISRDEKVAILKGLISADGMEKYLGAKFPGAKRFSLEGGDALVPMLKGLISHAGECGTKEVVVGMAHRGRINVLVNVLGKNPSVLFDEFSGKHDNTLGAGDVKYHAGYSSDYATPGGNVHLALAFNPSHLEIVNPVVIGSVRARLDRRNCEDGSVVLPITIHGDSAIAGQGVVQETFNMSQTRGFKVGGTVRIVINNQVGFTTSNTEDTRSTQYCTDIAKMVQAPIFHVNSDDPEAVMFVTKLALDYRNKFKRDVVIDLVCYRRHGHNEADEPSATQPLMYKKIKKHAVPRQLYAEQLLAEGSIESHEIDKLVSDYRAALDHGACVVEEWRPMTEHSVDWTPYLGHDWTAPYEGQISVEKLKDLGDKLCTYPEDHKLQSRVAKLYQDRRAMVAGEKLLDWGMAENLAYASIVDRGSNIRMTGQDSGRGTFFHRHAVLHGQGDGEAYMPLAHLHPEQGTMEIYDSVLSEAAVLAFEFGYATAEPGTLTIWEAQFGDFANGAQVVIDQFLSSGEAKWGRLCGLTMLLPHGYEGQGPEHSSARLERFLQMCADHNWQVCVPSTPAQVFNMLRRQAIRPMRKPLIVMSPKSLLRHPLAVSSLEELSTGVFQNVIDEIDEMDASKVKRVVMCSGKVYYDLLDQRRKSEQDDVAIIRIEQLYPFPHAEIEPIVNKFKHVTDWVWCQEEPQNQGAWYCSQHHFWSAIPNGAKLSYAGRNASASPAVGYISVHNQQQKELVDDALTIK; via the coding sequence ATGCAACAAAGCGTGATGAAAGCATGGTGGGATTCTTCTCACATGGCTGGTGGCAACGCTGCTTATGTAGAAGAACTATACGAAGCATATCTTGAAGACGCGAAAAGCGTATCTGACGAATGGCGTGCTATTTTCGACAAATTACCTAAGGTCGAAGGAGCTGAACTTGAGACTAAGCACAGTGAAATTCGTGACCAATTTCGAGCATTAGCTGCACTGGGTCCTGTTGCTCGAGCAGGGACTGTTTCTACTGGTACATCTCATGCCAGCGATGAGAAACAAGTTAAAGTTTTACAGCTTATTAATGCATACCGTTTTCGCGGTCACCAGCACGCAAATCTTGATCCATTAGAACTTTGGAAACAACCCAGAGTTCGCGATCTTGAATTGTCGCATCACTCGTTATCAGAAAAAGATTTCGACACTGTATATAATGTCGGCTCTTACGCCATAGGCCAAGACAGTATGAAATTAGGTGATTTGTTCAAATCACTTAACCGTACTTATTGTGGCTCAATTGGTACTGAGTACATGCACATTACCGATACAGAACAAAAGCGCTGGTTACAAGATAGAATTGAATCTGTACAAGCTAAACCTGAAATTTCTCGAGATGAGAAGGTCGCCATTCTTAAAGGCCTAATTTCTGCTGATGGCATGGAGAAATACCTAGGGGCTAAATTCCCAGGAGCTAAACGTTTCTCTCTTGAAGGCGGTGACGCATTAGTGCCTATGCTCAAAGGCTTGATTAGTCATGCTGGCGAATGTGGCACGAAAGAAGTGGTTGTCGGTATGGCTCACCGAGGACGTATTAACGTTCTTGTTAACGTACTAGGCAAAAACCCGTCGGTTTTATTTGATGAATTCTCTGGTAAGCACGACAACACTTTAGGTGCTGGCGATGTTAAATACCATGCTGGCTACTCGTCAGATTACGCTACCCCAGGCGGCAACGTGCATTTAGCACTTGCTTTCAACCCGTCTCATTTAGAAATTGTTAATCCAGTGGTTATCGGCTCGGTGCGCGCGCGTCTAGATCGCAGAAACTGTGAAGATGGCTCTGTGGTATTACCGATTACTATTCATGGTGATTCCGCTATTGCTGGTCAGGGTGTAGTGCAAGAGACATTTAACATGTCTCAAACACGTGGTTTCAAAGTGGGCGGTACGGTTCGCATCGTTATCAACAACCAAGTTGGTTTCACCACATCCAATACGGAAGATACGCGTTCAACTCAATACTGTACTGATATTGCTAAAATGGTACAGGCGCCTATCTTCCACGTAAATTCAGATGATCCTGAAGCCGTTATGTTTGTGACTAAGCTAGCCCTTGATTATCGTAATAAATTTAAACGCGACGTGGTAATTGATTTAGTCTGTTACCGCCGTCACGGACACAACGAAGCCGATGAGCCGAGTGCGACACAGCCGTTGATGTACAAGAAGATTAAAAAGCACGCTGTTCCTCGTCAGCTTTATGCCGAGCAATTGCTAGCCGAAGGCTCTATTGAATCTCATGAAATAGACAAGTTAGTATCTGATTATCGCGCAGCACTTGATCACGGAGCTTGTGTGGTAGAAGAGTGGCGCCCAATGACTGAGCATTCAGTGGATTGGACTCCGTATCTTGGCCACGACTGGACTGCACCTTATGAGGGGCAAATCAGTGTAGAGAAGCTTAAAGATCTCGGCGATAAGTTATGTACTTATCCAGAAGATCACAAGTTACAATCTCGCGTAGCCAAGCTATATCAAGACCGTCGCGCTATGGTTGCTGGTGAAAAATTACTTGACTGGGGAATGGCCGAAAATCTAGCTTACGCCTCTATCGTTGACCGTGGCTCAAACATCCGTATGACAGGTCAAGATTCTGGTCGTGGTACCTTCTTCCACCGTCATGCTGTATTGCATGGTCAAGGTGATGGCGAAGCGTATATGCCACTTGCGCATTTACACCCAGAACAGGGGACCATGGAAATATACGATTCTGTATTATCAGAAGCGGCTGTGCTGGCCTTTGAATTCGGGTATGCCACGGCAGAACCAGGTACACTGACCATTTGGGAAGCTCAATTTGGTGATTTCGCCAACGGTGCTCAGGTGGTTATTGACCAATTCCTAAGTTCAGGTGAAGCCAAATGGGGCCGACTATGCGGTCTTACTATGCTGCTTCCTCATGGTTACGAAGGTCAAGGCCCAGAGCATAGCTCGGCACGTTTAGAGCGTTTCTTACAAATGTGTGCTGACCATAACTGGCAGGTGTGCGTACCATCAACGCCAGCTCAGGTTTTCAACATGTTGCGTCGTCAGGCTATTCGCCCGATGCGTAAGCCACTAATTGTTATGTCACCTAAATCATTGTTACGCCATCCATTGGCCGTTTCTTCTCTTGAGGAGTTGTCGACTGGCGTATTCCAAAACGTGATTGATGAAATTGACGAAATGGATGCCTCGAAGGTGAAGCGCGTCGTGATGTGTTCAGGCAAAGTGTATTATGACTTACTTGATCAGCGCCGTAAGAGTGAGCAGGATGATGTTGCTATTATTCGTATTGAGCAACTCTATCCGTTCCCGCACGCTGAAATTGAGCCTATCGTCAATAAGTTCAAACACGTTACTGATTGGGTTTGGTGTCAAGAAGAGCCACAAAACCAAGGTGCTTGGTATTGTAGTCAACACCACTTTTGGTCAGCTATTCCTAACGGCGCAAAATTAAGCTATGCCGGTCGTAACGCATCTGCGTCGCCAGCGGTAGGGTATATTTCTGTTCACAACCAGCAACAAAAAGAGTTGGTTGATGATGCATTAACTATTAAATAA
- the odhB gene encoding 2-oxoglutarate dehydrogenase complex dihydrolipoyllysine-residue succinyltransferase has protein sequence MSIDIKVPVLPESVADASIATWHVKVGEQVTRDQNLVDIETDKVVLEVVAPADGVLSDILDEEGATVLGEQIIAKFEEGAGASQAKEQSAPAAEKTSSNKGESVEIKVPVLPESVADATVATWHVQPGESVSRDQNLVDIETDKVVLEVVAPADGTLSDILAQEGETVMGEQVIANFAAGAAPAKAEATAAASSDTGGSDNDALSPSVRRLLAEKGIDAASIKGTGKGGRVTKEDVEKSLSAPAKSAAPAKADAPATPSLGGERSEKRVPMTRLRKTIASRLLEAKNSTAMLTTFNEVNMKPIMELRKQYQESFEKRHGIRLGFMSFYVKAVTEALKRFPEVNASLDGDDICYHNYFDVSIAVSTPRGLVTPVLRDCDTLGMAGIEGGIKALALKGRDGKLSMADMQGGNFTITNGGVFGSLLSTPIINPPQSAILGMHKIQDRPMAVNGKVEILPMMYLALSYDHRIIDGKESVGFLVTIKEMLEDPTRLLLDV, from the coding sequence ATGTCAATAGATATTAAAGTACCGGTATTGCCAGAATCTGTGGCCGATGCATCAATTGCCACTTGGCATGTGAAGGTAGGTGAACAGGTTACTCGCGATCAAAACTTGGTCGATATCGAAACCGATAAAGTGGTACTTGAAGTGGTTGCTCCTGCAGATGGCGTATTAAGCGACATCCTAGATGAAGAAGGTGCAACAGTACTAGGCGAGCAGATAATCGCAAAATTTGAAGAAGGGGCTGGCGCATCTCAAGCAAAAGAGCAAAGTGCACCAGCAGCAGAGAAAACATCCAGTAATAAAGGTGAGTCAGTGGAGATTAAAGTACCTGTTCTGCCCGAATCAGTGGCAGATGCAACCGTAGCAACATGGCATGTTCAACCAGGCGAATCGGTCTCTCGTGACCAAAACTTGGTAGATATTGAAACCGATAAAGTGGTTTTAGAAGTGGTTGCTCCAGCCGATGGCACCTTGAGTGACATTCTCGCTCAAGAAGGCGAAACGGTAATGGGTGAGCAAGTGATTGCTAATTTTGCTGCAGGCGCTGCGCCCGCTAAAGCTGAAGCCACTGCTGCCGCTAGTAGTGATACAGGCGGTTCAGACAATGACGCCTTAAGCCCTTCAGTACGCCGTCTATTAGCTGAAAAAGGCATTGATGCTGCGAGCATCAAAGGTACAGGTAAAGGCGGTCGTGTGACTAAAGAAGACGTTGAGAAATCATTGTCTGCGCCAGCTAAGAGTGCAGCACCAGCAAAAGCTGACGCACCGGCGACGCCTTCACTAGGCGGTGAGCGTTCTGAAAAACGTGTACCTATGACACGTCTTCGTAAGACAATCGCGAGTCGTTTGCTTGAAGCGAAAAACTCTACGGCTATGTTGACAACGTTCAACGAAGTTAATATGAAGCCTATCATGGAATTACGTAAGCAATATCAAGAGTCGTTCGAGAAACGTCACGGTATTCGTTTAGGTTTCATGTCTTTCTACGTTAAAGCAGTAACAGAAGCGCTTAAACGCTTCCCAGAAGTGAATGCGTCTCTTGACGGTGATGATATTTGTTACCATAACTACTTCGATGTATCGATTGCAGTGTCTACTCCTCGCGGTTTGGTTACACCTGTATTGCGCGATTGCGATACACTGGGTATGGCTGGTATCGAAGGTGGCATCAAAGCACTTGCACTTAAAGGGCGTGACGGTAAATTGTCAATGGCTGATATGCAAGGTGGTAACTTCACTATCACTAATGGTGGTGTGTTTGGATCATTGCTTTCAACCCCTATTATTAATCCACCACAGAGCGCTATCTTGGGAATGCATAAAATCCAAGATCGTCCTATGGCGGTGAATGGCAAAGTAGAAATTTTGCCTATGATGTATTTAGCACTTTCTTATGATCATAGAATCATCGACGGTAAAGAGTCTGTTGGTTTCTTAGTTACGATCAAGGAAATGTTAGAAGATCCAACGCGTCTGCTACTGGATGTTTAA